Proteins co-encoded in one Gimesia chilikensis genomic window:
- the fmt gene encoding methionyl-tRNA formyltransferase — MPLKVVMMGTGTFAIPAFQALIDSEHEVLALYTQPDRTGRGHHRHKNPMKELALEHEIPVFQPPKINTAEALEELDQLQADVYLVAAYGQILSQKLLDMPRCGAFNLHASLLPKYRGAAPILYAIQNGETQSGVSVFRIERALDSGPIAGMVETEIGPKETTGQLQDRLADLAAPLAMQLLSDIEAGTLVETPQNHEEATFAPTLDKQVGAIDWNQTAEQISWHVRAMQPWPSPFSFLQHPGQDPLRLQILDVDPLTPEEREALEPQVDPQAAAPGTVVFADTRHVVVSTGSGLLQLNQIQPQGKRAMQVKEFLCGRKIHPGDIFGTPAT, encoded by the coding sequence GTGCCTTTAAAAGTAGTCATGATGGGGACCGGCACCTTCGCGATTCCCGCGTTCCAGGCGCTCATTGATTCCGAGCATGAGGTTCTGGCCCTGTATACACAGCCCGATCGGACCGGTCGCGGACATCACCGCCACAAAAACCCGATGAAAGAGCTCGCCCTGGAACACGAGATCCCCGTCTTCCAGCCACCGAAAATCAATACCGCGGAAGCGCTCGAAGAACTCGACCAGTTACAGGCCGACGTCTACCTCGTCGCCGCGTACGGACAGATCCTCTCCCAGAAACTGCTCGATATGCCCCGCTGCGGTGCCTTTAATCTGCACGCGTCCCTGCTGCCAAAGTATCGCGGCGCCGCCCCGATTCTGTACGCCATCCAGAACGGCGAGACCCAAAGCGGCGTCTCGGTCTTCCGGATTGAACGCGCCCTCGACTCCGGCCCGATCGCCGGCATGGTCGAAACCGAAATCGGTCCCAAGGAAACAACGGGACAACTGCAGGATCGTCTCGCCGACCTCGCCGCACCGCTGGCCATGCAGTTACTGTCCGACATCGAAGCCGGCACTCTCGTCGAAACACCACAAAACCACGAGGAAGCCACCTTTGCGCCCACGCTGGACAAACAGGTCGGCGCGATTGACTGGAACCAGACCGCCGAACAGATTTCCTGGCACGTCCGGGCCATGCAACCCTGGCCCAGCCCGTTCTCCTTCCTTCAGCATCCGGGGCAGGATCCTCTGCGTCTGCAGATCCTGGATGTCGACCCGCTCACTCCGGAAGAACGGGAAGCCCTCGAACCGCAAGTCGATCCACAGGCGGCCGCTCCCGGAACAGTCGTCTTCGCCGACACCAGACACGTTGTCGTCAGTACAGGGTCGGGGTTGCTGCAGCTCAACCAGATTCAGCCGCAAGGTAAGCGGGCCATGCAGGTTAAGGAATTTCTCTGCGGTCGGAAAATCCATCCGGGGGACATTTTCGGTACTCCCGCCACTTGA
- a CDS encoding sugar nucleotide-binding protein, with protein sequence METVLVIGLDTVAGANIATCLSSRYRVVGLTSATPVSLQGCETHTYQEDDVETTQHWMSVVRPDWVVYCGVAANSSWSVDPAKFSTKDPVLAARNWVSAAELHSARFTHISSDAVFTGPWMFHEEDCQGMCESPEAELVRAIEREVSLCNNTLIIRTNVFGWTPTAYGTGQVEQLVQSLQDGSYSDLDCYRHGTPLLATDLAAIIEHAYQERLTGTFHVAGGERISPLEFVQRLAKQFELTVPLLPRATVMNERATGFANGETSLHTRKIRRALSISMPMLDDGLQRLFDQQTNGYLNRLNNEPVRYYEQEIAA encoded by the coding sequence GTGGAAACAGTTCTGGTTATTGGACTTGATACGGTTGCCGGAGCAAATATAGCAACCTGCTTATCCAGTCGATATCGGGTTGTCGGATTAACTTCAGCTACACCAGTTTCCCTGCAGGGATGCGAAACACACACTTACCAGGAAGATGATGTCGAAACGACACAGCACTGGATGTCCGTGGTTCGTCCCGACTGGGTTGTCTATTGTGGAGTCGCAGCGAATTCTTCCTGGTCGGTTGACCCTGCGAAGTTTTCCACCAAAGACCCCGTGCTGGCAGCACGTAACTGGGTCAGTGCCGCGGAACTGCACTCCGCCCGATTCACACATATCTCGTCAGACGCCGTCTTCACCGGTCCCTGGATGTTCCACGAAGAGGACTGCCAGGGCATGTGCGAAAGCCCCGAAGCCGAACTGGTACGGGCCATCGAACGTGAAGTCAGTCTCTGCAACAATACATTGATTATCCGCACCAACGTATTCGGCTGGACTCCCACCGCCTACGGTACGGGACAAGTTGAGCAGCTGGTGCAGTCACTGCAGGACGGAAGTTATTCCGACCTCGACTGCTATCGGCACGGTACTCCGCTGCTGGCCACCGACCTGGCCGCGATTATCGAACACGCTTACCAGGAACGTCTGACTGGAACCTTCCATGTGGCTGGTGGCGAACGCATCAGTCCGCTGGAATTCGTACAGCGTCTGGCCAAGCAATTCGAACTGACTGTTCCCCTGCTGCCCCGGGCTACCGTGATGAATGAACGGGCCACCGGTTTTGCCAACGGAGAAACTTCTCTGCACACCCGCAAAATCCGTCGGGCTCTGAGCATCTCGATGCCGATGCTGGATGACGGCTTGCAGCGTCTGTTCGACCAGCAGACCAACGGCTATCTGAATCGTCTGAACAACGAGCCGGT
- the def gene encoding peptide deformylase yields MAALQIVNYPHPALRWKSKPIKSITPELRDIVKTMFELMYQARGIGLAANQVALPYRLFVINLTSDPGEKEEEFVFINPEITKRKGTAEGEEGCLSLPQLYGDVKRSEEITVEAYDLNGQLFEITLDDLAARAVQHEYDHIEGVMFTDRMVEAKKAELEAQIADFEAQFRHQQDRGEIASDEELRKQLAQLELELD; encoded by the coding sequence ATGGCTGCGTTGCAAATCGTCAATTATCCCCATCCCGCCCTCCGCTGGAAATCCAAACCCATTAAAAGCATCACGCCTGAACTGCGCGATATCGTCAAAACGATGTTCGAGCTCATGTATCAGGCACGGGGCATCGGGCTGGCAGCCAACCAGGTTGCACTTCCGTATCGACTGTTTGTGATCAACCTGACTTCCGATCCCGGCGAAAAAGAGGAAGAGTTTGTCTTCATCAACCCGGAAATTACCAAACGCAAAGGGACGGCCGAAGGGGAAGAAGGCTGCCTGAGTCTCCCCCAGCTTTACGGCGACGTCAAACGTTCCGAAGAAATTACCGTGGAAGCTTACGATCTCAACGGACAGCTGTTTGAGATCACGCTCGACGATCTGGCGGCCCGCGCCGTACAGCATGAATACGATCACATCGAAGGCGTCATGTTTACGGATCGCATGGTCGAAGCCAAAAAGGCCGAACTGGAAGCCCAGATCGCCGACTTCGAAGCCCAGTTCCGTCATCAGCAGGATCGAGGCGAAATTGCTTCGGATGAAGAACTTCGCAAACAACTGGCCCAGCTCGAGCTGGAACTGGATTAA